In Zunongwangia profunda SM-A87, the following proteins share a genomic window:
- a CDS encoding SusC/RagA family TonB-linked outer membrane protein: MKNFVFLFISIFFSCQIYAQSDPVTGTVKDINNTPLIGVNVIEKGTSNGTTTDFDGNFSITLTTDNPILEFSFLGFISQNKEVNAGQTLNIVLEDDISKLNEVVVVGYGQKEKGAVTGAISSVEKEAFEKRPVANTFEALQGTLPGVTITRASGQPGNQGYSLQIRGYSSINGNAPLVLIDGIPGDLSILNPNDIEKVTVLKDAAAAIYGARAADGVILVTTKKGNKGKPKINYSANFGIKQPAYLRKIMDTYQFATFLDEGLRNVGIEGFSDEVFEKILQNAPPDLDQGWNYGVTGYPGFYGTTDWNDEIYKEALQQNHNISITGGGDYSNYLVSLGYTKDEGTIRYGENNSNRYNLRLNYDLKLLDNLNLQTRTNFENQVTITPSMIGNALTNVTRQFPYQPVFNQEGQFYGYQGYENPAQSLAEGGERKTNYSRFTTNFKLDYEVLEGLVLTGQAAIEMGFYADNSNTRTFTRYNYTGGVQDIRNTPNSAYYTNQRTLKKLYQAYLNYDKTLWEGNKISVTLGASLEQNKGEGQTTNGYNFLSNDIFTLNLADRTDAAFANFTGYKNQQALSSYFGRASYSYKDKLILDVTARADGSSKFAPDKRYSELFPSVAIAYNLHKEKFIQDLEFFDQLKLRGSWGKTGNQEIGALGLYDYIPLISIGGNYPLGSPNTGVTGARANTTSSDRTWETIINKNVGVDVTMLDRRLSFSFDYFNKTNDNMLVNITVPATYGGTPPSANLGKLVTKGFDASVNWSDKIGALNYDVSLQLSDSKNKLVELRNSDSYGEGLNFVREGYSIYSYFGYVYEGIIQNQEQLDQYKQLENIPSNIGIGDAMYKDVDGDGSLTAFGDQTKGLSGDMVYLGNLIPRYTFSSTINLTYKNFFSKVFMQGVGKRDIQYTGAVSTPNTFFWPSLEYYYGKTWSPERPNAEYPRYIPGSVGQDGLRNYNYRTSNLTMHNAAYLRFKVITLGYNLPKEICNTLQVNNVSIYLSGQDLFTISKGTLGGNFDPEDGFRNEGTYPFNKIYSLGLNVNF, from the coding sequence ATGAAAAATTTTGTCTTTCTATTTATTTCAATTTTCTTTTCATGTCAAATCTATGCACAAAGCGATCCTGTAACAGGTACGGTAAAGGATATAAACAATACTCCTTTAATAGGGGTGAATGTTATAGAAAAAGGAACGAGTAACGGTACTACCACAGATTTTGATGGTAATTTTTCCATTACACTTACTACAGATAATCCAATATTAGAATTTTCTTTCTTAGGGTTTATTTCCCAGAATAAGGAAGTTAATGCCGGGCAAACTTTAAATATCGTTCTAGAAGACGATATATCTAAACTTAATGAGGTTGTGGTTGTAGGTTACGGACAAAAGGAAAAAGGGGCTGTGACAGGAGCTATTTCCTCTGTGGAAAAAGAAGCCTTTGAAAAGAGACCTGTTGCCAATACATTTGAAGCACTTCAAGGAACCCTTCCTGGGGTGACTATTACCCGTGCAAGTGGGCAGCCGGGTAATCAAGGTTACTCGCTTCAAATAAGAGGTTATTCCTCTATCAATGGAAATGCTCCATTGGTTTTGATCGATGGGATTCCAGGAGATCTGAGCATTTTAAACCCTAATGATATTGAAAAAGTAACCGTATTAAAAGATGCTGCTGCTGCAATTTATGGAGCAAGAGCCGCTGATGGGGTAATTTTAGTCACCACAAAAAAAGGGAATAAAGGGAAACCAAAAATAAATTATTCTGCAAATTTCGGAATTAAGCAACCCGCCTATTTAAGAAAAATCATGGATACCTATCAATTTGCTACGTTCTTGGATGAAGGTCTTAGAAATGTGGGAATTGAGGGCTTTTCAGATGAAGTTTTTGAAAAAATTCTTCAAAATGCACCACCAGATCTTGATCAAGGTTGGAATTATGGAGTAACAGGCTATCCTGGCTTTTATGGTACAACAGATTGGAACGATGAAATCTATAAAGAAGCTTTACAGCAAAATCACAACATTAGTATTACTGGAGGTGGTGACTATAGCAATTATTTGGTCTCTTTAGGATACACTAAAGACGAGGGTACAATACGCTATGGAGAAAATAATTCTAATCGATATAACCTAAGATTGAATTATGACTTAAAACTCCTTGATAATCTTAATTTACAAACACGGACTAATTTTGAAAATCAAGTTACCATTACTCCGTCAATGATTGGAAATGCATTAACTAATGTGACAAGACAGTTTCCTTATCAACCTGTTTTTAATCAGGAAGGGCAATTTTACGGCTATCAGGGTTATGAGAATCCCGCACAATCCTTAGCAGAAGGAGGCGAACGGAAAACAAATTATTCCCGCTTTACAACCAACTTTAAATTAGATTATGAAGTGTTAGAAGGACTTGTTTTAACGGGGCAGGCTGCTATTGAAATGGGATTCTACGCCGACAATTCAAACACCAGAACTTTTACAAGATATAATTATACCGGTGGTGTACAGGATATTCGAAACACACCTAATTCTGCTTATTATACCAACCAAAGAACTTTAAAGAAGTTGTACCAGGCATATCTAAACTATGATAAGACGCTTTGGGAAGGAAATAAGATTTCGGTTACACTTGGTGCTTCTCTGGAGCAAAATAAAGGGGAAGGCCAAACCACAAACGGATACAATTTTTTAAGTAACGATATATTTACTTTAAATCTTGCTGATAGAACCGATGCAGCTTTTGCAAATTTTACCGGATATAAAAATCAACAAGCACTAAGCTCCTATTTCGGAAGAGCGAGTTACTCCTATAAGGATAAGCTTATTTTAGATGTTACAGCTCGTGCAGATGGTAGTTCTAAGTTTGCTCCAGACAAAAGGTATAGTGAACTCTTCCCTTCTGTTGCTATTGCCTATAATCTACATAAAGAGAAATTTATACAGGATTTAGAATTCTTTGATCAACTTAAACTAAGAGGTTCCTGGGGCAAGACCGGAAATCAGGAAATTGGAGCCTTGGGACTGTACGATTATATCCCTTTGATATCGATTGGAGGCAATTATCCACTGGGATCTCCCAATACAGGAGTTACCGGCGCAAGGGCCAATACAACATCCAGTGACAGAACCTGGGAAACGATAATCAATAAAAACGTAGGGGTTGATGTAACTATGCTTGACAGAAGATTGTCATTTTCCTTTGATTATTTCAATAAAACTAACGACAACATGTTAGTTAACATTACAGTACCTGCTACCTACGGCGGCACTCCTCCATCTGCCAATTTGGGGAAATTAGTCACTAAAGGTTTTGATGCTTCGGTAAACTGGAGTGATAAAATTGGAGCACTAAATTATGACGTTTCACTTCAGCTAAGTGATAGTAAAAACAAATTAGTTGAACTAAGAAACAGCGATAGTTATGGAGAGGGCCTTAATTTTGTAAGAGAAGGATATTCTATATACTCTTATTTTGGATATGTATATGAAGGTATCATACAAAACCAGGAACAGTTAGATCAATATAAGCAATTAGAAAACATACCTTCTAACATTGGAATAGGAGATGCTATGTATAAAGATGTTGATGGTGATGGTAGCCTTACTGCTTTTGGCGATCAGACCAAAGGGCTATCTGGTGACATGGTTTATCTAGGAAATTTAATTCCCCGCTACACCTTTTCTTCAACCATAAACTTAACCTATAAAAACTTTTTCTCGAAAGTATTTATGCAGGGTGTGGGAAAACGTGATATTCAATATACCGGTGCAGTAAGCACCCCAAACACATTTTTCTGGCCATCTCTTGAATACTACTACGGAAAAACATGGAGTCCTGAGCGACCTAATGCAGAATACCCCAGGTATATTCCCGGAAGTGTGGGACAAGATGGTTTGAGAAATTATAACTACAGAACTTCAAATCTTACCATGCATAATGCAGCTTATTTAAGATTTAAGGTTATTACCTTAGGGTATAACCTTCCAAAAGAGATTTGCAACACTTTACAAGTAAATAACGTGAGCATCTATCTTAGTGGTCAGGATCTCTTTACTATTTCAAAAGGTACTTTAGGTGGCAATTTTGATCCTGAAGATGGATTCCGAAATGAAGGCACCTATCCATTTAATAAAATTTATTCCTTAGGTCTTAATGTTAACTTTTAA
- a CDS encoding GntR family transcriptional regulator, whose product MLDIFKVDIDSRVPKYQQIVESVINGITNGYLSIDQKIPSINEISEEFYLSRDTVEKAYNILKDQKIIISVKGKGYYIAKTFLLDKKNILFLINKPSSYKIRIFNSFVKKMGADAHVDLSIYHCDIQLFINILNKQKDLYDYFVIMPHFKSEDLYHLSSNEQVIAAIDTIPREKLVILDNNFLEITGSLREVYQDFENDIFDALVSGRGRLKKYKKIILVYPMKAIYPYPKRILRGFKKFCVHYGFDFEVLDEIYPGMELIPMDAYITIEENDLVSLVKQIRETGFVMGKSIGVISYNDTPLKELLGITVISTDFKKMGEKAASMLLENTFEKTKNPFNILYRSSL is encoded by the coding sequence ATGCTAGATATATTTAAAGTAGATATAGATTCCCGGGTACCAAAATATCAACAGATAGTAGAGTCTGTAATCAATGGTATTACCAACGGATATTTATCTATAGATCAAAAAATTCCTTCAATAAATGAAATAAGTGAAGAGTTCTATTTATCGAGAGATACGGTAGAAAAGGCTTATAATATATTAAAGGATCAAAAAATTATTATTTCCGTAAAAGGTAAAGGATACTACATCGCCAAAACATTTTTACTGGATAAAAAGAACATTCTATTCCTTATCAATAAACCCAGTTCTTATAAGATTAGAATTTTTAACTCTTTTGTAAAAAAAATGGGAGCAGATGCCCATGTAGACCTAAGCATATATCATTGTGACATTCAGTTATTTATAAATATACTTAACAAACAGAAAGATTTATATGACTATTTTGTGATCATGCCCCATTTTAAATCTGAAGACCTGTACCATCTTAGCAGCAACGAGCAGGTTATTGCGGCAATAGATACGATCCCCAGAGAAAAACTGGTGATCCTGGACAATAATTTCCTGGAAATTACAGGAAGCCTTCGCGAGGTTTATCAAGATTTTGAAAATGACATCTTTGATGCACTGGTTTCTGGCAGGGGTCGCCTTAAGAAATATAAAAAGATCATACTGGTATATCCTATGAAGGCCATATATCCTTACCCTAAAAGAATATTGAGGGGCTTTAAAAAATTTTGTGTGCACTATGGTTTTGATTTTGAAGTTCTTGACGAGATTTATCCCGGCATGGAACTAATACCCATGGATGCCTATATAACTATTGAGGAAAACGACCTTGTAAGTCTCGTGAAACAAATACGGGAAACCGGTTTTGTGATGGGTAAAAGCATAGGCGTAATTTCATACAACGATACTCCTTTAAAAGAACTCCTGGGAATTACCGTGATCTCTACTGATTTTAAGAAAATGGGCGAGAAAGCAGCAAGTATGCTTCTTGAAAACACTTTTGAAAAGACTAAAAACCCTTTTAATATACTTTACAGAAGTTCCTTGTAA
- a CDS encoding bifunctional rhamnulose-1-phosphate aldolase/short-chain dehydrogenase codes for MQNSTTDFKYVDYLWDRQKAAELGDDQVALFLYRSNILGADLRITNYGGGNTSCKTIEKDPLTNEDVEVMWVKGSGGDIGTLTRQGIAGLYTERLRNLKNVYGGLEDEDRMVGLFNHCIYDLDSKAPSIDTPLHGLLPFKHIDHLHPDALIAIAAAEDSQKITKEIWGDSMGWVPWQRPGFDLGLQLEKCLNENPGIRGIVLGSHGLFTWGDTSYDCYINSLEVIEKASSYIEKKVKENGSVFGGQKIESLPADQRKDQAAKLMPLLRGLASSENRMIGHFTDSDTVLQFINSNDLNRLAPMGTSCPDHFLRTKIKPLILSLDKGADLDDTDAILAQLEPSFGKYRQEYKEYYENCKHDNSPAMRDPNPVIIIYPGVGMFSFAKNKQTTRVASEFYINAINVMRGAEAITSYTSLPRQEAFDIEYWLLEEAKLQRMPKEQPLSRKVAIVTGAAGGIGKAIADKLVAEGANVVLTDMSEEALQEAVSTYKKDQVAGAVCDVTSEAAIAKAYKEACLAFGGVDIVIHSAGLAISKPLEDTTQKDWELLQNVLVKGQFLMSQKGVAVMRKQGLGGDIVNIASKNGLVSGPNNVGYGTAKAAQQHMTRLLAAELGEDKIRVNTVNPDGVIVGSKIWEGAWAEGRAKAYGIQVKDLPAHYAKRNLLNEIILPEDIADGVFACVSVLQKSTGNTINVDGGMANAFVR; via the coding sequence ATGCAAAATTCAACTACAGATTTTAAATATGTCGATTATCTTTGGGATAGACAAAAGGCTGCAGAATTAGGAGACGATCAGGTAGCTCTTTTTCTGTATCGCTCAAATATCCTTGGCGCAGACTTAAGAATTACAAATTATGGCGGCGGTAATACCAGCTGCAAAACTATAGAAAAAGATCCCCTTACAAACGAAGATGTGGAAGTAATGTGGGTGAAAGGTTCTGGTGGAGACATAGGTACCCTAACCAGACAAGGTATTGCAGGTTTATATACAGAGCGTTTAAGGAACCTTAAAAATGTTTATGGAGGTCTTGAAGATGAAGATCGTATGGTAGGACTTTTTAATCACTGCATTTATGACCTTGATTCTAAAGCACCTTCTATTGACACTCCACTTCACGGACTTTTACCTTTTAAGCATATTGACCACTTGCATCCTGATGCACTTATAGCAATAGCAGCTGCAGAAGACAGTCAGAAAATCACTAAAGAGATCTGGGGAGACAGCATGGGCTGGGTGCCATGGCAGCGTCCCGGTTTTGATCTGGGCCTGCAGTTAGAAAAATGTCTTAATGAAAACCCGGGAATACGCGGTATCGTTCTAGGAAGCCACGGTTTATTTACGTGGGGTGATACCTCCTATGATTGCTATATCAATAGTCTTGAGGTTATTGAAAAGGCTTCGTCTTATATCGAGAAGAAAGTAAAGGAAAACGGAAGTGTATTTGGCGGTCAAAAAATTGAAAGCTTACCAGCTGATCAACGTAAAGATCAAGCAGCAAAATTAATGCCTTTACTACGCGGACTAGCATCTTCTGAAAATCGTATGATCGGTCATTTTACCGATAGTGATACGGTATTACAGTTTATCAATAGTAATGATCTTAACCGATTGGCGCCAATGGGTACTTCGTGTCCTGACCATTTCTTGCGAACAAAGATCAAGCCGTTGATTTTGAGCCTTGACAAAGGAGCAGATCTTGACGATACCGATGCCATACTCGCGCAATTAGAACCTTCTTTTGGGAAATACCGTCAAGAATATAAAGAATATTATGAAAATTGCAAGCACGATAACAGCCCGGCAATGCGTGACCCTAATCCCGTGATCATCATTTATCCGGGTGTGGGTATGTTCAGCTTTGCTAAAAATAAGCAGACTACACGTGTGGCCAGTGAATTCTACATTAATGCGATAAATGTGATGCGTGGTGCAGAAGCCATTACGAGCTATACGTCATTGCCCCGTCAGGAAGCCTTTGATATTGAATACTGGTTACTGGAAGAAGCAAAACTGCAACGTATGCCTAAAGAACAACCGCTTTCCCGTAAAGTGGCGATTGTAACCGGAGCCGCCGGTGGTATTGGTAAAGCGATTGCAGATAAACTAGTCGCCGAAGGCGCCAATGTGGTACTTACTGATATGAGCGAAGAAGCCTTACAAGAAGCTGTCTCGACCTATAAAAAAGATCAGGTTGCCGGTGCTGTCTGTGACGTCACCAGCGAAGCAGCTATTGCTAAAGCCTATAAAGAAGCTTGTCTTGCCTTTGGTGGTGTCGATATTGTGATTCACTCTGCGGGGCTTGCAATCTCTAAACCCTTAGAGGATACTACTCAAAAAGACTGGGAGCTGTTACAGAATGTTCTCGTGAAAGGACAGTTCCTGATGTCCCAAAAAGGTGTTGCCGTAATGCGTAAACAAGGTTTGGGGGGTGATATTGTTAATATAGCCAGTAAAAACGGACTCGTTTCGGGCCCCAACAACGTAGGTTATGGTACTGCAAAAGCTGCCCAACAACATATGACACGTTTGCTTGCTGCTGAACTGGGCGAAGATAAAATACGTGTCAATACTGTGAATCCAGATGGGGTTATCGTAGGCAGCAAAATCTGGGAAGGCGCCTGGGCAGAAGGCCGTGCCAAAGCCTATGGTATCCAGGTTAAAGACTTACCTGCACATTATGCAAAACGCAATTTATTAAACGAAATCATCCTACCAGAGGATATTGCAGATGGTGTTTTTGCTTGTGTAAGCGTGCTACAAAAAAGCACCGGTAATACCATTAACGTAGACGGTGGTATGGCCAATGCTTTTGTTCGCTAA
- a CDS encoding sugar isomerase, whose amino-acid sequence MNIETQQLQDLNSEKLSTHKSQFDFLTQTLSKSNIDVNQVIQKLADFQVAIPSWALGAGGTRFGRFSYGGEPASLEQKIEDIGLIHRLTQTAGAVSLHIPWDVPNDYLAIKELAALNKIKFDAVNSNTFQDQKNQKETYKYGSLSSTSAEVREQAIAHNKEVIEIGEKLGSKSLTVWLADGASFPGQNNFQTALTHTQNSLISIYEDMPADWKMFIEYKPYEPYFYSTVIQDWGTSLMLANGCGERAYTLVDLGHHLPNTNIEQIVSILMLKGKLGGFHFNDSKYGDDDITVGSIKPYTLFLIFNELVYGMQNNPQNPELGWMIDASHNLKDPLEDLIQSLEAIQEAYAKALLIDQDALKAAQEANDVSLCQEILQDAYRTDVRPLIREARLKIGGAINPIEVYRKLEVRGQLINERGKNTIATGL is encoded by the coding sequence ATGAATATTGAAACACAACAACTACAAGATCTTAATTCAGAAAAACTTTCTACCCATAAAAGCCAATTTGATTTCCTCACTCAAACGTTGTCGAAATCAAACATCGATGTAAATCAAGTTATTCAAAAACTAGCCGATTTTCAAGTGGCGATTCCCAGCTGGGCTTTAGGTGCGGGAGGAACCCGTTTTGGAAGGTTTTCTTACGGAGGGGAGCCCGCTTCTTTAGAGCAAAAAATTGAAGATATTGGCCTTATTCACAGGCTTACGCAAACAGCAGGAGCTGTTTCACTTCACATTCCGTGGGATGTACCCAATGACTACCTTGCTATTAAAGAGCTCGCTGCACTTAACAAGATCAAATTTGATGCGGTGAATAGCAATACCTTTCAGGATCAGAAAAATCAAAAAGAAACTTATAAATATGGCTCACTCAGCAGTACGAGTGCTGAGGTACGCGAGCAAGCGATCGCACACAATAAAGAAGTAATTGAAATCGGGGAAAAACTGGGCTCTAAAAGTCTTACCGTTTGGTTAGCAGACGGGGCTTCTTTTCCGGGACAAAACAATTTTCAAACAGCTTTAACCCATACGCAAAACAGTCTGATCTCAATATATGAAGATATGCCTGCAGACTGGAAAATGTTTATTGAGTACAAACCTTACGAACCCTATTTCTACAGTACGGTTATTCAGGATTGGGGTACTTCATTGATGTTAGCAAATGGTTGCGGTGAGCGCGCATATACCTTGGTTGATTTAGGGCACCACTTACCCAATACCAATATTGAACAGATTGTTTCTATTTTAATGCTGAAAGGTAAACTGGGAGGTTTCCACTTTAACGACAGCAAATATGGAGATGATGATATCACGGTAGGCAGTATCAAGCCGTATACATTGTTTTTGATTTTTAATGAACTTGTGTATGGGATGCAAAACAATCCACAAAACCCCGAATTGGGTTGGATGATCGATGCAAGTCATAACCTTAAAGACCCGTTAGAAGATTTAATTCAGTCCTTAGAAGCGATCCAAGAAGCCTATGCTAAGGCCTTATTGATCGATCAGGACGCCTTAAAAGCTGCGCAGGAAGCAAATGACGTAAGCCTTTGTCAAGAAATTTTACAGGACGCTTATCGTACAGATGTAAGACCGCTTATACGGGAAGCCCGTTTAAAAATCGGCGGGGCGATCAATCCTATTGAAGTCTACCGAAAACTTGAAGTACGCGGGCAACTTATCAATGAGCGTGGTAAGAATACCATCGCAACAGGACTTTAA
- a CDS encoding FGGY-family carbohydrate kinase: protein MKQTVTAVFDIGKTNKKFFLFDSEFQEVYREYVQFEEITDEDGHPTEDLSALRNWLKIVFDRILKTEKYNIKAINFSSYGASLVHLDENRDVIFPMYNYTKSIPQDIIDRFYERYGPEEDFHQKTGSSSSGMLNSGMQLYWLKSTKPKIFKKIRYSLHLPQYLSFVFTGIPLSEYTSIGCHTSLWDFEKKDYHDWVYAENLDQILPPIVSTETSINMNYNGKRIKIGVGIHDSSAALLPYVRSLRKQFILISTGTWSIALNPFVKRTLSRKDVADDCINYMRINGKPVKSARLFLGNEYSIQVKKLTEHYGVDKDYHKSVRFDPETHYKLVNGFQKMFHWESIHDPDMPAKTHLPYLSFDQAYHQLMMELVLLQVASIKSAKGKMTIEKLFVDGGFSDNDIYIHLLSHHFRNMELRTTDSSLGSALGAAICISDTQLNSKFLKKNYSMKKHIPFIAK from the coding sequence ATGAAGCAAACAGTAACGGCAGTATTTGATATCGGTAAAACTAACAAGAAGTTCTTTCTTTTTGATTCTGAATTTCAGGAGGTTTACAGAGAATACGTTCAGTTTGAGGAAATCACAGACGAAGACGGGCATCCTACCGAAGATCTTTCGGCTTTACGTAACTGGTTAAAAATTGTATTTGATCGTATTTTAAAAACTGAAAAATATAATATAAAAGCCATCAATTTCTCTTCATATGGAGCGAGCCTTGTGCATCTTGACGAAAATCGAGACGTGATTTTCCCAATGTATAATTATACAAAATCGATTCCACAGGATATTATTGATCGCTTTTACGAGAGATACGGCCCTGAAGAAGATTTTCATCAAAAAACAGGTTCATCAAGTTCGGGGATGCTCAATTCGGGGATGCAATTGTATTGGTTAAAAAGCACAAAACCAAAGATCTTCAAAAAAATAAGATATTCACTGCACCTTCCGCAATATCTAAGTTTTGTGTTTACCGGAATTCCGCTTAGCGAATACACCAGCATTGGCTGTCATACCTCCCTGTGGGATTTTGAAAAAAAAGACTATCACGACTGGGTGTATGCCGAAAATCTAGATCAAATTCTCCCGCCTATCGTTTCGACAGAAACGAGTATCAATATGAATTATAACGGCAAACGCATCAAGATTGGTGTGGGAATTCATGACAGTTCTGCTGCCTTGCTTCCCTATGTGCGCAGTCTTAGAAAACAATTTATCTTGATTTCTACCGGGACTTGGAGTATTGCTCTCAACCCATTTGTGAAGCGTACGTTGAGCAGGAAAGATGTGGCTGATGATTGCATCAATTATATGCGTATCAATGGGAAACCGGTAAAATCTGCTCGTCTCTTTTTAGGAAATGAATACAGCATACAAGTCAAAAAACTTACTGAGCATTACGGTGTTGATAAAGACTATCATAAGTCTGTTAGGTTTGATCCGGAAACTCATTACAAACTTGTAAACGGGTTTCAAAAGATGTTTCACTGGGAATCCATACACGATCCTGATATGCCGGCAAAAACGCATTTACCTTATCTTTCTTTTGATCAGGCTTATCATCAATTGATGATGGAACTGGTGCTTTTACAAGTAGCAAGTATTAAGAGCGCTAAAGGTAAAATGACGATTGAAAAGTTGTTTGTTGACGGCGGCTTTAGCGATAACGATATTTACATTCATTTGCTTTCTCACCATTTTAGAAATATGGAATTGCGCACCACAGATTCCTCTTTGGGATCAGCATTAGGCGCAGCGATTTGCATATCAGACACCCAACTGAACTCAAAGTTTTTAAAGAAAAATTACTCGATGAAAAAACATATTCCGTTCATCGCTAAATAA
- a CDS encoding alpha-hydroxy acid oxidase translates to MANSFDTAYPSVDDLRSKAKGRVPAFAFEYLDGGCNEDVSIKRNTSEIRDVQLQPRYLNNYGQSSTKTNVLGIEFDAPFGIAPVGLQGLMWPNSPSILAKAAYKHNVPFILSTVTTMDIEKASELTEGNAWFQLYNPVEDAVRNDIINRAEAAGCPVLVLLCDVPTFGYRPRDFRNGLALPPKMSAKNIMQILGKPLWAFNTLKYGQPTFENLKPYTPEGLNLKQLGAFMDRTFSGKLNEEKIKPIRDRWKGKLVLKGVQSLQDTKDAIKMGFDGIIVSNHGGRQLDAAQSTINSLKEIAATYGDEIEVMMDSGLRSGPDIARAMACGAKFTFMGRSFMYGCGALGNKGGDHTIGMLKTQFKQVMDQLVCERVEDLPKHLITS, encoded by the coding sequence ATGGCCAACTCTTTTGATACCGCATACCCGTCTGTCGACGATCTTCGCAGCAAAGCAAAGGGCAGGGTTCCTGCTTTTGCTTTTGAATATTTAGATGGTGGGTGTAATGAAGATGTGAGCATCAAGCGCAACACTTCTGAGATACGTGATGTTCAGTTACAGCCGCGTTACCTCAATAATTATGGTCAAAGTTCGACCAAAACTAACGTATTGGGGATAGAGTTTGATGCACCATTTGGTATTGCTCCCGTGGGACTGCAAGGCTTAATGTGGCCTAATTCTCCATCTATTTTAGCCAAGGCAGCCTATAAGCATAATGTGCCTTTTATACTGAGTACAGTAACCACTATGGATATAGAAAAAGCGAGCGAACTTACTGAGGGAAATGCGTGGTTTCAGCTCTATAATCCCGTAGAAGATGCAGTGCGCAATGATATTATAAACCGGGCGGAAGCTGCCGGTTGCCCGGTTCTGGTACTGCTTTGTGATGTGCCTACTTTTGGATATAGACCGCGTGATTTCCGAAATGGTTTGGCACTTCCTCCTAAAATGTCTGCAAAGAATATTATGCAGATTTTGGGCAAGCCTTTATGGGCGTTCAATACGCTTAAATATGGGCAGCCTACTTTTGAAAACTTAAAACCCTACACGCCTGAAGGTTTAAACCTGAAACAATTGGGGGCTTTTATGGATCGCACCTTTTCCGGAAAACTCAACGAAGAAAAAATAAAACCCATCCGCGATCGCTGGAAGGGAAAACTCGTTTTAAAAGGTGTTCAATCCTTACAGGATACAAAAGATGCCATTAAAATGGGTTTTGACGGTATTATCGTTTCTAACCACGGTGGGCGCCAACTTGATGCAGCACAATCAACCATCAACAGCCTTAAGGAAATTGCTGCGACCTACGGCGATGAGATTGAAGTGATGATGGATAGCGGCTTACGCTCGGGTCCAGACATTGCGCGCGCAATGGCTTGTGGAGCCAAATTCACCTTTATGGGGCGATCGTTTATGTACGGCTGTGGTGCTTTGGGAAATAAAGGTGGTGATCATACCATTGGGATGCTGAAAACCCAATTCAAACAAGTGATGGATCAGCTGGTGTGTGAGCGTGTGGAAGATTTACCCAAACATTTAATAACCTCCTAA